A stretch of DNA from Paenibacillus sp. FSL W8-0186:
GTTTCCCCTTTCATGCCGGGGGGAGACCCTGCATTCAAGCATATCAGGCCGCTGCTGTACGACATAATGGAGGAAAAAGAAAACGCCAAACCAGGTTATCAAATGTTCATCAAAGCCCGTCTGCTCGAACTATGCGGAACGCTGCAGAGAAACTGGCCGTCCCACAGGCTGAGCCGCAGCTCACGAAGCAAGCTCGAATCAAAGCGGGCGAGAATCCAGCAAATTTTGTCGTTCATTGAAGAAAATTATCAGGATGATTTATCCGTGGAATTGATCTCGACCCATTTTCAAATGGAGCCGTCTTATTTTTGCCGCACGTTCAAAAGCGCTGTGGGTATGAATTTTCGGACCTACTTAAATACGATCCGCGTGCTCAAGGCGGAACGCAAGCTGATCAGCAGCGATGCCAGCATTATGGATATAGCGCTGGAATGCGGCTTTAACAGCATCCGTACGTTCAATCGGGTATATAAAGAATTGAAGGGCTGCGTCCCTTCCAGCTCGCGTGACGGTGTTTCTTAATGCTAAACTGTCTGTTCATCATATTTAATTTCAATTTGGAATGCACTTTACGTTTAAAGTGCATTTTTTGTCTATGAATAAGCATAAACTGGCGAGAGATTCATCGGGGTAATTCCTATAATAATATTGAATTCAATTTTATTATCGATGGAGGGATACAATGAAGCAGCTGCGCGTCGGAATGATTGGCTACAAATTTATGGGAAAAGCACACAGCAACGCTTACCGGACTCTGCCGATGTTTTTTCCTGAGGCTATGAAGCCTGAAATGACCGCCCTGTGCGGAAGAAACAAGGAAGCCGTAACCGAGGCTGCCGCACAATTGGGCTGGTCTGATGTCGTAACGGACTGGAAGGATCTGATCGCGCGTGACGACATTGACTTGATCGATATCAATGCCCCAAGCGATGTTCATAAAGAAATTGCACTCGCTGCGGCCAAAGCCGGAAAGCATATTTTCTGCGAAAAACCGCTTGCGCTGACATTAAGCGACGCCCGCGAGATGCTGCAGGCGGCGGAGGAAGCCAAAGTAGCCCATATGATCGGCTTCAACTATCGCTTTTCACCGGCGGTCAAGCTGGCCAAAAAACTCGTAGAAAGCGGCAGGCTCGGCAAAATTTATCATTTCAGAGCCTGGTTCCTGCAGGATTGGGTCATGGACCCCGAATTCCCGCTCGTCTGGCGGCTGCAGAAGGAAATTGCCGGCTCGGGCTCGCATGGCGATCTCGGCGCCCATTTGATCGATCTGGCCCACTACTTGGTCGGGGACATTCATGAGGTCATCGGGATGAGCGAGACCTTCATTAAAGAGCGCCCGATCGCCGAGGAAATGACGGGACTCAGCGCCAAGGGCAGCAAAGATGCTCCACGGGGACCGGTTACCGTCGACGATGCAACGCTCTTCCTGGCGCGGTTCGCCAACGGCGCGCTCGGCAGCTTCGAAGCGACCCGTTTCGCGGCAGGACACCGGTCGACCAATTCCTTTGAAATTAACGGGAGCTTGGGCAGCGTAAAATTTGACTTTGAACGGATGAACGAGCTGGAAGTGTATTTTAACTCGGATGAAGAGGATGTCCAAGGCTTCCGGAGAGTGCTGGCTACGGATCCGGCCCATGAATATGCGGAAGCTTGGTGGCCGCCAGGACATACGATCGGCTTCGAGCATACGTTCATTCATGAAATATTGGAGCTAACCAACGCTCTTCGGGAAGAGAGGCTGCCACAGCCGAATTTCCGTGACGGCGTGAAATGCCAGGCTGTCCTGGAGGCTGTAGAGCGCTCCATTGACGAGCGCCGCTGGGTCGAAATCTCGGAAATGTAAAGGAGACATAGAGATATGAAAAAGGCATTAATTGTCTGGGGCGGCTGGGACGGACACGAACCGGAGCAAGTCGCTGGCATCTTCGCAAATATATTGCGAAACCATCAATTCGACGTGGAAGTCGCGGATACATTGGAAGCGTATGCAGATGCAGAGAAGCTGATGGGTCTTGATCTAATCGTGCCCGTCTGGACGATGGGGGAAATCCCGCAAGCATATGTCAACAACGTATCGGCAGCCGTTCAGAACGGTACTGGGCTCGCCGGGTGCCACGGCGGCATGTGCGACTCCTTCCGCCATAATGTAGACTGGCAGTTTATGACCGGAGGCCAATGGGTGGCCCACCCGGGGAATGACGGCATAGAATATATGGTAGAAATCAAGCAGTCCTCCAGCCCGCTTGTCGCCGGAATGGAAGACTTTAAGGTAGTGAGCGAGCAATATTACCTGCATGTGGACCCGGCAGTCGAGGTGCTGGCGACCACCCGTTTTCCCGTAGCCGACGGCCCTCACCGATTGAACAAAGCCGTCGATATGCCGGTCGTCTGGACGAAGCGCTGGGGAATCGGGCGCGTATATTATAATTCCCTCGGACATCACGCAGACATCGTTGCGATGCCGGAGGTCACCGAGCTGATGACCCGCGGCCTCCTCTGGGCAGCGGAAGGCAAGCAGCTCGCTAGAGAAATGTATGGCGGTCAGGCGCTTAAGCAGCAAAATCACTATACCGGCATGGGCGACAGCCAATAAACCGCCAAGCTGCACGGAAGAGGAGAGGCGTATCATGGACAAAATGAAGGTTGGCATTATCGGCTGCGGGAAAATCAGCAGCATTTATATGGAGAACTGCAAAAAATTCAGCGTCCTAGAGCTTGCGGCCTGCGCTGACCTGGATGTAAGCCGCGCCCGGGAACAGGCGGAGAAATACGGCATTCCTCGCGCCTATACTACGGATGAGCTGCTCGCGGACCCGGATATCGACATCGTCATCAACCTGACGATTCCAGCGGTGCACGCCGAGGTAAGCCTTAAAGCTCTGGAAGCCGGCAAACATGTGTATGTGGAAAAGCCGCTTACCGCTACGCTGGAGGAAGGCAGGCTCGTGCTGGATACGGCGAAAAGGCTTGGCCTTATCGTTGGCAGCGCTCCGGAAACTTTCCTGGGCGCTGGCATCCAAACCGCCCTCAAATTGATCGAGGATGGCGTGATCGGCCGCCCCGTATCGGCAACAGCCTTCATGATGAGCCGCGGGCACGAGTTCTGGCATCCGGATCCAGAGTTTTACTATGCGCAAGGCGGGGGTCCAATGTTCGATATGGGGCCATATTATTTGACCGCCCTGGTGCAATTGCTCGGCCCGATTCATTCCATTGCCGGGATGACAGGCAAAGCCATGGAAGAGCGAATCATTACGAGCGACAAAAAATACGGCAAAATGATTCCCGTCGACATTCCCACCCATGTTGCCGGCACGCTTCGCTTCGATAACGGGGCCATCGCGACCCTGATTACGAGTTTCGATATCTTTGGCGGCAGCAGCCTGCCGCCGATCGAAATCCATGGGACGGAAGGAACGCTGCTCGTGCCTGATCCGAACACGTTCGGCGGCCCGGTGAAATACCGTAAAATTGGGGAAGCCGAATGGACAGAGCAGCCGCTTCTTCCAGGCTATACAGAGAACAGCCGTGGAATTGGCCCGGCAGACATGGCCTATTCTCTGCTTCGCGGCCGTCCGCACCGGGCCAGCGGAGAGCTAGCTTACCATGTGCTGGAA
This window harbors:
- a CDS encoding AraC family transcriptional regulator — translated: MKSFYQNWILDYELPLVIHHGHNLTFYAHYHSEIEFIYVESGSILVGVNEEKRLLTQGDMVICCSNDIHHFESKEDSQVIILIFKPEMISLSVNWPNDFSFVSPFMPGGDPAFKHIRPLLYDIMEEKENAKPGYQMFIKARLLELCGTLQRNWPSHRLSRSSRSKLESKRARIQQILSFIEENYQDDLSVELISTHFQMEPSYFCRTFKSAVGMNFRTYLNTIRVLKAERKLISSDASIMDIALECGFNSIRTFNRVYKELKGCVPSSSRDGVS
- a CDS encoding Gfo/Idh/MocA family oxidoreductase encodes the protein MKQLRVGMIGYKFMGKAHSNAYRTLPMFFPEAMKPEMTALCGRNKEAVTEAAAQLGWSDVVTDWKDLIARDDIDLIDINAPSDVHKEIALAAAKAGKHIFCEKPLALTLSDAREMLQAAEEAKVAHMIGFNYRFSPAVKLAKKLVESGRLGKIYHFRAWFLQDWVMDPEFPLVWRLQKEIAGSGSHGDLGAHLIDLAHYLVGDIHEVIGMSETFIKERPIAEEMTGLSAKGSKDAPRGPVTVDDATLFLARFANGALGSFEATRFAAGHRSTNSFEINGSLGSVKFDFERMNELEVYFNSDEEDVQGFRRVLATDPAHEYAEAWWPPGHTIGFEHTFIHEILELTNALREERLPQPNFRDGVKCQAVLEAVERSIDERRWVEISEM
- a CDS encoding ThuA domain-containing protein, producing the protein MKKALIVWGGWDGHEPEQVAGIFANILRNHQFDVEVADTLEAYADAEKLMGLDLIVPVWTMGEIPQAYVNNVSAAVQNGTGLAGCHGGMCDSFRHNVDWQFMTGGQWVAHPGNDGIEYMVEIKQSSSPLVAGMEDFKVVSEQYYLHVDPAVEVLATTRFPVADGPHRLNKAVDMPVVWTKRWGIGRVYYNSLGHHADIVAMPEVTELMTRGLLWAAEGKQLAREMYGGQALKQQNHYTGMGDSQ
- a CDS encoding Gfo/Idh/MocA family oxidoreductase; amino-acid sequence: MDKMKVGIIGCGKISSIYMENCKKFSVLELAACADLDVSRAREQAEKYGIPRAYTTDELLADPDIDIVINLTIPAVHAEVSLKALEAGKHVYVEKPLTATLEEGRLVLDTAKRLGLIVGSAPETFLGAGIQTALKLIEDGVIGRPVSATAFMMSRGHEFWHPDPEFYYAQGGGPMFDMGPYYLTALVQLLGPIHSIAGMTGKAMEERIITSDKKYGKMIPVDIPTHVAGTLRFDNGAIATLITSFDIFGGSSLPPIEIHGTEGTLLVPDPNTFGGPVKYRKIGEAEWTEQPLLPGYTENSRGIGPADMAYSLLRGRPHRASGELAYHVLEAMWAFHESSDSGRYYEMHSRCERPAALPADLAPYTLD